The following coding sequences are from one Portunus trituberculatus isolate SZX2019 chromosome 6, ASM1759143v1, whole genome shotgun sequence window:
- the LOC123516460 gene encoding LOW QUALITY PROTEIN: protein nubbin-like (The sequence of the model RefSeq protein was modified relative to this genomic sequence to represent the inferred CDS: inserted 1 base in 1 codon) has product MALIMWPRNMETPQLTGDPLRKIDRERMGSPSRDGGALNGCDREEGGVSECGSDGASHDMPLDDSMDGAPPPPSSSSSDIPTPTRPRSPTPVGLATAPHPHLNPQLQLPPTPRHFHPVINLARDLTNRTSNGGRSPTPSPPPIMSTHTSLPSPSPTPTTHTPITSAPSPPTTAPTGPAHSVQAALAAIQAGSLSLNQLMALGAQGPGLLMQNQLAAAAAAANQLPVSSPLPSLGSLNPQELQALQQTLSQQQQQIQQQLQQFMLFSQPSAASQLPPQTQLFLQSQQLQYLQNLLQQGLLASPGLAGIQGLQPPVSQAPSQPPHARSVHHAVAQAAQQLQQLQKAHHQQQQQQQQQQQQQQQQHHHHHPQQQQQQQQQGGRDLRDPLRDLRDIRDLREVQMRELRDAREPPLRPPPLDPSHLGGSPLAPHLPPHTHLNRPPVPHSPPPPPPRHWEPLPEEPTDLEELEQFAKTFKQRRIKLGYTQGDVGLAMGKLYGNDFSQTTISRFEALNLSFKNMCKLKPLLQKWLTDADKTITDPTTVSNTISSPDAVGRRRKKRTSIETSVRVALERAFIQNPKPTSEEISMLADSLSMEKEVVRVWFCNRRQKEKRINPPTSGMVSPPLSLSSTPMFPGPPITSPLTLTNIGGPPLSPXGTLPPLSLVTHSYAPVTPDGPCTKSE; this is encoded by the exons ATGGAGGGGCGCTGAACGGGTGTgacagggaggaggggggggtcAGTGAATGTGGGAGTGATGGGGCCAGCCACGACATGCCCCTTGATGACTCCATGGATGGCGCGCCgccccctccatcctcctcctcctcggataTCCCCACGCCCACCCGCCCACGCTCCCCGACTCCCGTAGGTCTGGCCACCGCCCCCCACCCACACCTCAACCCACAGCTCCAGCTACCGCCCACGCCCAGACACTTCCATCCAGTCATTAacctg GCTCGAGATTTGACAAACAGAACCAGCAATGGCGGACgctcccccaccccctcccctcccccgatCATGTCCACCCACACTTCCctgccctccccctcccccacgcCCACCACCCACACGCCCATCACCTCCGCCCCCTCGCCCCCTACCACAGCGCCCACCGGCCCCGCCCACTCCGTGCAGGCCGCCCTCGCCGCTATCCAGGCTGGCTCCCTCTCGCtaaaccag CTGATGGCTCTGGGGGCGCAGGGTCCGGGCCTTCTCATGCAGAACCAGCtggctgccgccgccgccgccgccaaccAGCTGCCCGTGTCGTCGCCGCTGCCCAGCCTGGGCTCTCTCAACCCCCAGGAGCTGCAG GCGCTGCAGCAGACGCtgtcccagcagcagcaacagatcCAGCAGCAGCTCCAGCAGTTCATGTTGTTCTCACAGCCCAGCGCCGCCTCGCAGCTGCCGCCCCAGACACAGCTCTTCCTGCAGAGCCAG CAACTCCAGTACCTGCAGAACCTGCTGCAGCAGGGCCTGCTGGCCTCCCCCGGGCTGGCCGGCATCCAGGGCCTGCAGCCCCCCGTGTCCCAGGCCCCCTCCCAGCCGCCCCACGCCCGCAGCGTGCACCACGCCGTGGCGCAGGCCGCACAGCAACTGCAGCAGCTGCAGAAGGCCCAccatcagcagcaacagcagcagcagcagcaacaacagcagcaacagcagcagcaccaccaccaccacccacagcagcagcagcagcagcagcagcagggcggCCGGGACCTGCGGGACCCCCTGAGGGACCTGCGGGACATCCGGGACCTGCGGGAGGTGCAGATGCGGGAGCTGCGGGACGCGCGCGAGCCCCCGCTGCGGCCGCCGCCCCTGGATCCCTCCCACCTGGGCGGGTCTCCCCTGGCCCCCCACCTGCCGCCCCACACTCACCTTAACCGCCCCCCGGTGCCGCactccccgccgccgccgccgccgcgccaCTGGGAGCCGCTGCCGGAGGAGCCCACGGACCTGGAGGAGTTGGAGCAGTTCGCCAAGACGTTCAAGCAGCGGCGCATCAAGCTGGGCTACACGCAGGGCGACGTGGGCCTGGCCATGGGCAAGCTGTACGGCAACGACTTCTCCCAGACCACCATCAGCCGCTTCGAGGCGCTCAACCTCTCCTTCAAGAACATGTGCAAGCTGAAGCCGCTGCTGCAGAAGTGGCTGACGGACGCCGACAAGACCATCACGGACCCCACCACCGTCAGCAACACCATCTCCTCGCCGGATGCGGTGGGGCGGCGGCGCAAGAAGCGGACCTCCATCGAGACCAGCGTGCGCGTGGCCCTGGAGCGCGCCTTCATCCAGAACCCCAAGCCAACCTCCGAGGAGATCTCCATGCTGGCAGACAGCCTGTCCATGGAGAAGGAAGTGGTCCGCGTGTGGTTCTGTAACAG ACgccagaaggagaagaggataaaCCCCCCCACCAGCGGCATGGTCAGCCCCCCCCTCAGCCTCAGCAGCACGCCCATGTTCCCCGGCccccccatcacctcccccctcaccctcaccaacataggGGGCCCACCGCTCTCCC TTGgtaccctccctcccctctccctggtCACCCACTCCTACGCCCCCGTCACCCCCGACGGCCCCTGCACTAAATCTGAGTAA